One Phycisphaera mikurensis NBRC 102666 DNA window includes the following coding sequences:
- a CDS encoding mechanosensitive ion channel family protein, giving the protein MKLLRRRLPLLLLALGCALPRVAAAQDAAPTFEIDPSASEGISVVQEEVQAAEPPMGPIASGVDALIPETGVKGVDDSTETLARSIGGMVDTGIAYLPQVVIALLVVVATFFLVGIAGRVSRWLARRAHLRESLADLVRLAIRTLVWFVGLMLAAVIVFPGFGVGNLIATTGLLSIALGFAFQDIFENAFAGVLILWRFPLEIGDFIEVPSVDVMGKVEDIEIRMTQIRLTTGELVLMPNSTIYKNVVKVLTNRAKRRITVPCGIAYGEDVAEGRRVMHDAAAGCASVDTGGGHGVEVYAQAFGASSIDFEITWWTGATPLEQRRSRDEVVEAVKAALDAAGIEIPYPYRTLTFSRNEPDILEAVAQRATGGGDAGG; this is encoded by the coding sequence ATGAAGTTGCTCCGCCGCCGCCTCCCGCTCCTGCTGCTCGCGCTCGGCTGCGCCCTCCCGCGCGTCGCCGCGGCCCAGGACGCCGCACCGACCTTCGAGATCGATCCCTCCGCCTCCGAGGGCATCTCCGTCGTCCAGGAGGAAGTCCAGGCCGCCGAGCCGCCGATGGGCCCGATCGCCAGCGGCGTCGACGCCCTGATCCCCGAGACCGGCGTGAAAGGCGTGGACGACTCGACCGAGACGCTCGCCCGCTCCATCGGCGGCATGGTCGACACCGGCATCGCCTACCTCCCGCAGGTGGTCATCGCGCTGCTGGTCGTCGTCGCCACCTTCTTCCTGGTCGGCATCGCCGGCCGCGTGTCGCGCTGGCTCGCCCGGCGTGCCCACCTGCGCGAGAGCCTCGCCGACCTCGTCCGCCTCGCCATCCGCACGCTCGTGTGGTTCGTGGGGCTGATGCTCGCGGCGGTGATCGTCTTCCCCGGGTTCGGCGTCGGCAACCTGATCGCGACGACCGGCCTGCTCTCGATCGCGCTGGGCTTCGCCTTCCAGGACATCTTCGAGAACGCCTTCGCCGGCGTGTTGATTCTCTGGCGCTTCCCGCTGGAGATCGGCGACTTCATCGAGGTGCCCAGCGTCGACGTCATGGGCAAGGTGGAGGACATCGAGATCCGCATGACGCAGATCCGGCTGACCACCGGCGAGCTCGTGCTGATGCCCAACAGCACCATCTACAAGAACGTCGTCAAGGTGCTGACCAACCGGGCGAAGCGGCGGATCACCGTGCCGTGCGGGATCGCCTACGGCGAGGACGTGGCCGAGGGGCGTCGGGTGATGCACGACGCGGCCGCGGGTTGTGCGAGCGTCGACACCGGCGGCGGCCACGGCGTGGAGGTGTACGCGCAGGCCTTCGGGGCGAGCTCGATCGACTTCGAGATCACCTGGTGGACCGGCGCGACGCCGCTGGAGCAACGCCGATCCCGCGACGAGGTGGTCGAGGCCGTCAAGGCGGCGCTCGACGCCGCCGGCATCGAGATCCCGTACCCCTACCGGACGCTCACCTTCTCCCGAAACGAGCCGGACATCCTCGAGGCGGTGGCGCAGCGTGCGACCGGGGGCGGCGACGCGGGCGGTTGA
- a CDS encoding homoserine dehydrogenase: protein MAAPDDPAPSRPLRVGLLGLGTVGAAVARLLRDNRELYAQRAGRPIDVGPVVVRDVARARGRGVVDPALVSDDPATLDAAGVDVLVEVAGGKDAAKAAIADALRAGRHVVTANKALLASDGPELFALAREHGAAVAFEASCVAGVPIVAGLVQGLMSNRFRRLDGILNGTCNFIGTAMERDGRSYAEALAEAKRLGYAEADETLDVSGADAASKLAILASLAFGVAVRDRDVPMAGIDALDAMDTRFAASMGFGIKLIASAIRGPGGSLHLSASPCLVADDHPLHAVTGSTNALCVEADPVGRVVLQGPGAGGGETAAGVVSDLLGVATGSYPSLFAASGLWPDRRAAAEPAAPGQLPGRFYLRVRVADEPGVVGRLASALGAEGISLSAFHQQEAVPGADGVPVVLLTHHTTRERVDAGCRAFGGDAALRGEPVVMRVLGREEAAG, encoded by the coding sequence ATGGCCGCACCCGACGATCCCGCCCCCTCCCGCCCGCTCCGCGTCGGCCTGCTCGGGCTGGGGACGGTGGGAGCGGCGGTGGCCCGCCTGCTCCGGGACAACCGCGAGCTCTACGCGCAACGCGCGGGGCGGCCGATCGACGTCGGCCCGGTGGTGGTGCGGGACGTGGCCAGGGCCCGCGGGCGGGGCGTGGTGGACCCCGCGTTGGTTTCCGACGACCCCGCGACGCTCGACGCCGCGGGCGTGGACGTGCTGGTCGAGGTCGCCGGCGGCAAGGACGCGGCGAAGGCCGCCATCGCCGACGCCCTGCGGGCCGGCCGCCACGTGGTCACGGCCAACAAGGCGCTGCTCGCCAGTGACGGGCCGGAGCTGTTCGCCCTCGCCCGCGAGCACGGCGCCGCCGTCGCCTTTGAGGCCAGCTGCGTGGCCGGCGTCCCGATTGTCGCGGGGCTGGTCCAGGGGTTGATGAGCAATCGGTTCCGCCGGCTCGATGGCATCCTCAACGGCACCTGCAACTTCATCGGCACCGCCATGGAGCGCGACGGGCGGTCCTACGCCGAGGCGCTGGCGGAGGCGAAGCGGCTGGGCTACGCCGAGGCCGACGAGACGCTGGACGTGAGCGGGGCGGACGCCGCCTCCAAGCTGGCGATCCTCGCCTCGCTGGCCTTCGGGGTGGCGGTCCGCGACCGCGACGTCCCGATGGCGGGCATCGACGCGCTCGACGCCATGGACACGCGTTTCGCGGCATCGATGGGATTCGGCATCAAGCTGATCGCCTCGGCCATCCGGGGGCCCGGCGGCTCGCTGCACCTCTCGGCCTCCCCCTGCCTCGTCGCCGACGACCACCCGCTCCACGCGGTCACCGGCTCGACGAACGCGCTGTGCGTGGAGGCCGATCCCGTCGGCCGCGTGGTCCTGCAGGGGCCCGGGGCCGGCGGCGGCGAGACGGCCGCGGGCGTCGTCAGCGACCTGCTCGGCGTCGCGACCGGGTCCTACCCATCGCTGTTCGCGGCGTCGGGGCTCTGGCCGGATCGGCGGGCCGCCGCGGAGCCCGCGGCCCCGGGGCAGCTGCCCGGCCGCTTCTACCTGCGGGTCCGCGTGGCGGACGAGCCGGGTGTGGTGGGGCGGCTGGCGTCGGCGCTGGGTGCCGAGGGCATCTCGCTGTCGGCGTTCCACCAGCAGGAGGCGGTGCCCGGCGCGGACGGGGTGCCGGTGGTGCTGCTCACGCACCACACCACGCGGGAGCGGGTGGACGCCGGGTGCCGGGCCTTCGGCGGCGACGCCGCGCTCCGTGGCGAGCCCGTGGTGATGCGCGTGCTGGGGCGCGAAGAAGCGGCCGGCTGA